CGCGCAAAACGTCAAACCGACGGTGGTCAGCATTCAGGCCGAAACCACGGGCGGAAGATTCGAGCGACGGAGTCATCCCGGGGGGCCGGGCCCAGGCCCGGATGTCCCGCGGTTTTCCTCCGGCTCCGGCGTCATCATCTCGCCGGATGGCCTCATTCTCACGAACAACCATGTCGTGGAGAGTGCGCGTCGCCTTCGCGTCCGCCTCTCCGACAACACGTCCTACCTTGCCGAAATCGTCGGGACGGATCTTTATACGGATCTGGCCCTGATCAAAATCAAGCCCAAGCGCCCGCTTCCGACAGCGAAGCTGGGTGACAGCAACAAGGTCAAGGTCGGGCAATGGGCAATTGCGGTGGGCGATCCGTTCGGAATTGCCCGAACGTTTACCGTGGGCTTCGTGAGCGGTCTGGGCCGCACGGGTGTCGGCATCGCGCGGTATGAGAATTTTATCCAGACGGACGCCGCGATTAACCGGGGGAACAGCGGCGGCCCGCTGATCAACATTGATGGCGAGGTGATCGGGATCAATACGGCGATTCCCTCCCCGGGCAGCGGGCTGGGCTTCGCCATTCCCATCAACATGGCCCGTGAGGTGGCGGCGAATCTGCGCCGCCAGGGGACGTTCCCGCGGGGCTACCTCGGGGTGGCCATACAGCCGGTGGCCTCCGAAATGGCGGAGCTGCTCGGGCTGTCGCAGACAAGCGGCGTTCTGGTCGGGAATTTGCTCCCGGACGGCCCCGCCGGCTCCGCCGGCATCCGGACGGGCGATGTCATCGTCGGGCTCGACGGGAAAAAGGTGCTGGACCCGACGCACCTGCAACGTCTCATCGGCTGGACGCCGCCGGGGCAGCCTGTCAGCGTTGATGTTATCCGCGGCGGCAAGAAAATGCGTATGAAGGTCACGCTTGCGAAGCTTCCCGACACGGAGCCGCGGCCTTCTCGCCCGCAGCGCACCGAGGAGGAGGTCTCGCCTTATGGAATGAATCTGGAGAATCTCACCCCCGATCTCGCGAGTAAGAACCAACTCGCCTCCAGCAAGGGGATCTTGGTCTCCGGGGTGAAGACGGGGAGCCGGGCCTACCGGGACGGCATCCGCCCCGGGATGGTGTTGCGGCAGTTGACCTACAAGGGAAAGGGGCCGGGCCGGGCGCTTGTTCGGGTGGCCATCGCCGCCCTCGAGGATTTCGAGAAAGCCCTGGAAAATATTCAGAAGGGCGAAAACGCCTTGGTAC
This genomic stretch from bacterium harbors:
- a CDS encoding trypsin-like peptidase domain-containing protein; the encoded protein is MISRLLVLILLMPGLAYAAETVDRTVLKHFESVFTEIAQNVKPTVVSIQAETTGGRFERRSHPGGPGPGPDVPRFSSGSGVIISPDGLILTNNHVVESARRLRVRLSDNTSYLAEIVGTDLYTDLALIKIKPKRPLPTAKLGDSNKVKVGQWAIAVGDPFGIARTFTVGFVSGLGRTGVGIARYENFIQTDAAINRGNSGGPLINIDGEVIGINTAIPSPGSGLGFAIPINMAREVAANLRRQGTFPRGYLGVAIQPVASEMAELLGLSQTSGVLVGNLLPDGPAGSAGIRTGDVIVGLDGKKVLDPTHLQRLIGWTPPGQPVSVDVIRGGKKMRMKVTLAKLPDTEPRPSRPQRTEEEVSPYGMNLENLTPDLASKNQLASSKGILVSGVKTGSRAYRDGIRPGMVLRQLTYKGKGPGRALVRVAIAALEDFEKALENIQKGENALVQVVRGTPRGERTFFLVMRSIRMQ